The Corvus moneduloides isolate bCorMon1 chromosome 5, bCorMon1.pri, whole genome shotgun sequence genome includes a region encoding these proteins:
- the LOC116444486 gene encoding claudin-22-like, whose amino-acid sequence MALVYQPVMQLSGILVSLLGWVLSCLTTYLPQWKNLNLELNELEIWTMGLWQACVVQEEGGMQCKDFDSFLALPPELRISRILMFFSNGSGILGLLLSGFGLDCLKIGERQQEQKKRLLLFGGMLFWISGITAIVPVSWVAHSTVQEFWDENIPDIVPRWDFGEALFVGWLAGFCLILGGSLLNCTICSTEVRPSSVHYAVAEQQDQCQCLETETRP is encoded by the coding sequence ATGGCCTTAGTCTATCAACCAGTGATGCAATTAAGTGGCATTTTGGTCTCTCTGTTGGGATGGGTCCTGTCCTGCCTCACCACCTATCTACCCCAGTGGAAAAATCTTAACTTGGAACTAAATGAACTGGAGATCTGGACTATGGGACTCTGGCAAGCTTGTGTTGTACAGGAAGAAGGTGGAATGCAATGCAAGGACTTCGATTCTTTCCTAGCCTTGCCTCCAGAGCTCAGGATTTCTAggattttgatgtttttttccaaTGGATCAGGGATTTTGGGCCTCTTGCTCTCAGGATTTGGGTTGGACTGTTTGAAAATTGGTGAAAGACAACAGGAACAAAAGAAACGGTTGTTGCTGTTTGGAGGAATGCTCTTCTGGATATCAGGGATTACAGCTATTGTCCCAGTTTCCTGGGTTGCCCATTCCACAGTCCAGGAATTTTGGGATGAGAATATACCAGATATTGTTCccaggtgggattttggggaagcATTGTTTGTTGGCTGGCTTGCTGGATTTTGTCTTATATTAGGAGGATCCCTACTTAATTGCACAATCTGTTCAACTGAAGTCCGTCCGTCTTCGGTCCATTATGCAgtagcagagcagcaggatcagTGTCAATGCTTGGAAACTGAAACTAGGCCTTAA